From the Drosophila sechellia strain sech25 chromosome X, ASM438219v1, whole genome shotgun sequence genome, the window ATCTGGAGCCCGCCCAGCGTGCCTACTTGGAGACGGCGCGTCACTTTGCCGAGGAGCCGCCACTGGCCGCCCATGCCGCCTCGATGGCCTCCCCACCTGCCGCGTGCCCGCCGAAGCAGCGCCAGCGTCTAcgtcaccagcagcagcagcaacagcaacagctgctACAGTCGGAGAGCAGTgaccaggagcagcaggctGCTGGCCAGGATTGGTCCAAGTCGGAGCCAAATGGCAGTGCCACGCCCAAAATGCTCAGCGATGGCAATGCTAACAAGCAGGAAACGGAGGGCGGCGATGAATCGCTACCGGCAGTGCTAACCActgccagcagcagcggcaccaAAAAGCTGGAAAAGATTGGTGAACGTCGCGAACGCCATGGAAAATTACGTCATGCTCGTCGCCTCTATGAGAAGTCTGGAGAGAATGAGGTTAATCCGCCCAAGGAGGAGCCCGATGAGCTGCCGCAACCGGTAGAAGAGATCGAGAACGAGCATCTGGTGGCAAATAGGGCAGAGTCGCCGCGTCCTACGGTCGTCATACCAGCTAGTTTTGCGTGCAAATACGAGGGCGGCGTGACTGCCGCAGGCGGTGGCTCCGGTTCTGGATCCGGATCGGTTGGATCCTCCTACTTGATCAACGAACATGGCATGCTGATGGCCCACGAATTTGCACCGAATGTGGCCAGTGCCGCCGCCACCGCAGCTGTGGCCGTcgcagcagccgccgccgcagTGGCAAATGCCTcagccggaaacggaaacggtgGCCAGGATGCAAGTGGCAGTGGAACCGGTGCCGCCGCCGAATATCCCGACATCAAGCTGGAGGACTACGATGCCGCCGAACTGCGACTGACCAACGAGGAGCTGTCGCAGTGGCAGGACGTCATCAAGATGGACGACTATCTGGCTAAGGGGCGGCGTCCACAATTCTGGGAAGAGCCATTCACCAAGCGTGTAAGCCTAGGTTTAAGTTTAATCAGctataaatgtttaaaatattaaatagtaaatattataattcATATTGGCCAGGCAGTTGAAATGCAAACCAATTAAAACCAGCTAAAAAGTGTACACTTTTTCTGTGTTcaagtttagtttttgttttcttttttgcttCTTCTGTCGTTTTTTGTACCTTGTTTTAATGCTAAACTACGAGTTAAGCAAGCTTCTATGAAGAGGGCAAATTAAACTAATTGCTTAGGTGTGACATCGTCAAATACTTGGCAATGTAATGATAATAACAATGGATGATCGGATCggaaatattgaaatacttttgttttggAATCTTTCAGGTGTTGGACGCcattaaaaacaagagactCGAAATGAAGAAGGCCGCCAGAATTCTGGGCGTCTCCTATGGCACTCTGTACGGGCGTTACCGCGAGGTCTATGGCTGCCTTAAGCATCCTTACAGGTGCGTTGAAGTGCTTCCAGTTACTGAATGTATGTAGGTTTTAAATCACGTCTTTATTACGATATAGTGGCACCGCCTTCCGGAACTCCGGATCCACCTCGACCAGTCAGATGGGAGTTCAGCCCCGCTTCGATTTGGGATTCCGCAACGGGGGCGTCCTCCCAGCTCAGCTGGGTAAGTaggatctacaaaggtgctgacAAATAACCAACTTACTGGGGAATTAAGTCCAAACCAATCCCTACTTGCAGAGCTGGGCAAGCTGAAGAAGGATTTGAGCGAGCTATGGACACGTCCGCAGATTTGAGAACCAACCAATGCCACAACCATGAAGAAACTGCAAAAAAGCCTCAAACGTCGCCACAGGCTGATCTAGGAACACAGCAGAAGGATGAAAGACAGCTAGACGAGGCTAGTTTTGGATCCTGAGTAATGCTTTCCTGAATCGATTCCCACATTAATGTGTTGTTCCCATCGGCGGGTTACAACTATAACTGATCTACACATTTAGGATCTTATTATtacataatatataatataaatacatgTCTATAAATACAACCGCGTGGATTAGTTAATTGAAATACGCACGGGCACGTGTGGTTTTAGTGGTAAATACATTTCTCTTGGTAGTGAAATTCAACACCATAAACTATGGAATCTAGTTAATCGATAAAATAACACGAAAGTGAAGTGAATTTTTTGATAAGCTAACGAAAACGAACACAAACAATATGTAttacatacaaaaaaatatatgtttaaaacaaataaagtaATATCTATTAAAATATGTTCAAAACGATATTAAGTAATACCTTTCTACGGCTATTTGGTTCAAATTGTGGCGCCAATATAGTTAATCGGTACCGATACCGATTACAGTCCGATGGAAGCCCGATACCGACGAACTGCTGCGAGCTAGAGCTGGGATGTTTTCGATGCGTTCAGAGCAAAAATTCGATACTATCGTTTTTCTTGAACGGCACTTTACTAAATGTATATCTTATACATATAAGATATATATGCTACATATATACCTTAATATattgaaaatcaaaattattccTTTCAATTATTTCTAAAAACCACGAAAAGCAGTAATATTAATAAACTATATGGAAGTTATGGGACtccttaaaaaaaatgtacataaatattatattatccATGAATTTCCTTGCAAAAAAAGTATGTCAGCATTGATTGTTTTAAGGAAAGCCCTGCGGTTACTTATTATCCGTCCAGCCTTGTTAAACATGCGCTAAGACTCTGTTGATGTAGTGTAGATACTACTTGTTTCATATTACAATCGTTATGCTGAAATAAAGAATATTTGATTTATACTTCTTTTAAATAGGTATAGTTACATTCCAGTATTGTTTGAAATCTATATACATAACCATCGGTAGCGACAAAAAACAATCGATAGTGAATCAGAATGGTAAAAGCTTCGATACCTTGATTGTAGTATCGAATATTTTCCATCTCTACTGCGAGCGTCAGTCAAGTTCTTTTCTTTGATTTCTGATTCGTCTAGACGTAACTTGAAAATGCTGCTGAAATTGGTGAATATAAATGGCTTGCAGCACCTGTTCGCCTGCACTGAGGGGCAGGATGATGAAACCCTAACTATTCTCTTTCTCCATCCTCGCGAGAAATTGAGTTACTCCGAGACTTTGATGAAACACGATTACCAACAGCGTTTGAAAGTATGTTTTCCGCATTTTCATGTGGTGAAATAGTGTAAATGCAATACGTTTTTTCGACCAGACGCTCAACGCGCGTGTGAAGTTTCCCGAGGAATTGGTGCGCCTGGTCCTGGTCAACGAGGATCCATTGCATGTCGAACAGCATTTCCAGCACCCATTGAACATCCTCAAGCTTAAGTATGCCATGGCGAATACTGAAGTTTCCCTCAAGTGGGAATGGCACCTGAGACCCATGGATGCCGCACAGGTCAGCAACTGACTTTCGCAGACTCAGTTCCAACagttttatttgccatttatGCCATTATTCCCACAGTTTTATAGCCAAATGTTCTTGAACACAATGTCCACGGCTTCGGGACTGCGGGATCAGATACCCCTTCTGCTAGATATTATCCAAGCCAAGGATAAGGAGCTGAACCAGTATCGCACCGAGGGATGCCAGCTGCGCAGAGGTTAGTTAAGTGCATGTTTGCAAATCGAAAGTTCTAGTGCATTCCCTTCGTTTAGTTACCGTAGAAACTAAGCCCTTTGATCTCGATGCTTTTTTAAATGAGCACAAGGAATTGCTGGACTGTGCCGCTGCGTACCAGAAGGCGCAGAGTATTTTTGTTGCTGATAAGCCATCGGACAATTTGACACCGCTTTCTTCGCCATGTGCAAGGGATGTCGCGCCCCATACTCCGTCAAACGGATACTCTGCTTCTTGGAAGATATCAAGCCCAAAAAAAGCTCCTCGCATTAGGTAAGATTAGTACTATATGTTCACAATTACAGATTAATAAGATATGTTTTGGAAATTGCAGGAAGCGCAAGGCTCTTGAAATTAATACCAATCATATGGAGCGCAAGGTGATGCAGCGCCGCTCCAATCCGCTTATCGAGTACAGAAGCTCGCAAAGTTCCCAAGAGACAAACGCAAGTGAAATCTTTCAAGTAGAGGACAAGAAGAACGATCTCAGTGATGGCAAAGAGCCATCCACATCATCTGGGCTTTCCAAAGGCTGGTCGGCCAAACTAACCAAATATGAACTTGCATCTCAGGAAGAGTATGCTTATTGTAAAGATGAGGATGATTCTTCTAAAGATGAGGATGCTTCTTCTAAAGATGCGGATGCTTCTTCTAAAGATGAGGATGGTCCTGCTAAAGATGAGGATGCTTCTGCTAAAGATGAGGATGCTTTTTCTCAAGATGAGGATACTTCTTCTAAAGATGAGGATGCTTCTGCTAAAGATGAGGAGAACACTAACGCTTCCAACGCTTACAAATTCATCATAAAGAAGGTTGAATCTATTAAAGACTTTTGCGATTGCCCAAAGGCAGTCATTCAAGATCACGAAGTCCGAAAGTCCGAGGGGAATTTTGATGTAACTCTTCAAATTGAGCTGGAAGAGATCAAAGCCGCACTGATTTACTCAACTGGTCGCGTCGTAGAAGCGATCAATAATTTAgagaaaaaataatttggaaaCGATCTCATTCTAAGGGTGCTACAAGCAAAACTTTACCCTTAGTACATacgttttttattatttttttttttttttgagataAAAACAAGTCCTCAGTGATAAAAGGATAAAAGACATGATTCCATTTGTTGATTAGGTATTCGTACCTAAGCCCATCGAACAGCAATCAAATGGAACAAAGCACTGTATAGTGTTGTAGATTTTAATAAGACGTCTTACCAAAACACCCTCAGCACACAAACAAGTTGAGTTCCACTCCATAGAAGCAGAAACTAACTGCTATCTTTATGGAACATATCGAATGATATTAATATGTGCCAAATTATTGCCCGGGACTTTCGTGGTCActtatcgtccgattagtcaCGGCTTTCCAACGGTTATACCTCCTGATCAATGCATTTCATgttaaatgtttattgtttatatatttttttgattactaataaaatttataaaaaataacccGTTTACTATTGGAATAAATAATCTATAAAGTTTGTCTTATCCCATTTGCTTTAGAATCTTTCAGGTGTTGGACGCcattaaaaacaagagactCGAAATGAAGAAGGCCGCCAGAATTCTGGGCGTCTCCTATGGCACTCTGTACGTGCGTTACCGCGAGGTCTATGGCTGCCTTAAGCATCCTTACAGGTGCGTTAAAGTGCTTCCAGTTACTGAATCACGTCTTTATTACGATATAGTGGCACCGCCTTCCGGAACTCCGGATCCACCTCGACCAGTCAGATGGGAGTTCAGCCCCGCTTCGATTTGGGATTCCGCAACGGGGGCGTCCTCCCAGCTCAGCTGGGTAAGTaggatctacaaaggtgctgacAAATAACCAACTTACTGGGGAATTAAGTCCAAACCAATCCCTACTTGCAGAGCTGGGCAAGCTGAAGAAGGATTTAAGCGAGCTATGGACACGTCCGCAGATTTGAGGACCAACCAATGCCACAACCATTCAGAAACCGCAGAAAAGCCTCAAACGTCGCCACAGGCTGATCTAGGAATACAGCATAAGGATGAAAGACAGCTAGATGACGCTAGTTTTGATacaaacaatatttattacgcacaaaaaatgtatgtttAAAACAAATATAGTAATATCTATTAAAATATGCTCAAAACGATATGTAATTCTTTCTACGGCTCTTTGGATTCAAATTGTGGCGCCAATATAGTTGGCCGATTAAAGCCCGATGCCGTCGAACAGCTGCTAGAGCTGGTATGTTTTCGATATGTATACTACAATCCGTTTGCTGAAATAAAGAATATTCCATTTATACTTCTCCTAATGGTTAGTGCAAATAAGTATAGAGTTACTTTCCACTATTGTTGGGAATCTTTTTACATCACCATTGATAGTGACGATTGTGGATCTGTATGGTAAGAATTCGATACCTCGACGGTACTATCGATTCTTTTCCATCTCCATTGCGAGCGACAGTGGAGTTTCTTTCCTTTGATTTCTGATCCTTCTAGACGTATCTTGAAAATGCTGCTGAAATTAGTGAATATAAATGGCTTCCAGCACCTATTCGCCTGCACTGAGGGGCAGGATGATGAAACTCTAACTATTCTCGTTCTCCATCCTCGCGAGAAATTGAGTTACTCCGAGACTTTGATGAAACACGATTACCAACAGCGTTTGAAAGTAagttttccgcattttcaTGTGGTGAAATAGTGTAAATGCAATACGTTTTTTCAACCAGACGCTCAACGCGCGTGTGGAGTTTCCAGAGGAATTGGTGCGCCTGGTCTTGGTCAACGAGGATCCATTGCATGTCGAACAGCATTTCCAGCACCCATTGAACATCCTCAAGCTTAAGTATGCCATGGCGAATACTGAAGTTTCCCTCAAGTGGGAATGGCACCTGAGACCCATGGATGCCGCACAGGTCAGCAACTGACTTTCGCAGACTCAGTTCCAACagttttatttgccatttatGCCATTATACCCACAGTCGTATAGCCAAATGTTCTTGAACACAATGTCCACGGCTTCGGGACTGCGGGATCAGATACCCCTTCTACTAGAGATTATCCAAGCCAAGGATAAGGAGCTGAACCAGTATCGCACCGAGGGATGCCAGCTGCGCAGAGGTTAGTTAAGTGCATGTTTGCAAATCGAAAGTTCTAGTGCCTTCCATTCGTTTAGTTAGTAATCGCCAAAACCCTATGCCTCCTTTAGTGACCGAAGTAACCAAGCCTTTTGAACTCGAGGCTTTTATGGATAAGCACAAGGAATTGCTGGACTGTGCCGCTGCGTACCAGAAGGCGCAGAGTATTTTGACACCGCTTTCTTCGCCATGTGCACGTGATGTCGCGCCTTATACTCCGTCAAACGGATACTCAGCTTCTTCAAAGACATCAAGCCCAAAAGAAGCCCCTCGCATTAGGTAAGATTAGTACTATATGTTCACAATTACAGATTAATAAGATATGTTTTCGCAATTGCAGCAAGCGCAAGGCTCTTGAAACCAATCCCAATCATATGGAGCGCGAGGTGATGCATAGCTCGCATAGTTTCCAAGAGTCAAACGCAAATATAATCTTAGAAGTAGAGCTAGTGCCAATGGACACGAAATATGATCTCAGTGATGCCGAAGAGTCTGGGCTTTCCCCAGGAGGGTCGGCCAACCTAACCAATTTAAATGCATCCGTCGGAAATGGTGTATATGAACTTGCATCTCAGGAACAGTATGCTTTTTCTATAGATGAGGATGCTTCTTCTGAAGATGAGGATAGTTCTTCTAATGATGAAGATGCTCCTTCTAAAGTTGAGGATGAATATGATGATATATCAATATGTTAGCGAAAAAGTGATTTGAAAACGATCTCATTCTAAAGGGCCCTACAAGCAAAACTTTAGCCTTAGTAcatacgttttttttttgagataAAAACAAGTCCTCAGTGATAAAAGGATAAAAGACATGATTCCACTTGTTGATTAGGTATTCGTACCTAAGCCCATCGAACAGCAATCAAATGGAACAAAGGACTGTATAGTGTTGTAGATTTTAATAAGACGTCTTACCAAAACACCCTCAGTACAAACAAGTTGAGTTCCACTTCATACAAGCAGCAACTAATTCCTATCTCTATGGAACATATCGAATGATATTAAAATGTGCCAAATTATTGCCCGGGACTTTCGTGGTCActtatcgtccgattagtcaCGGCTTTCCAACGGTTATAACCTTCTTATCAATGCATTttatgttaaatgttatttctttatatattttttggcacgATTACTAATAAAATTGATTACAAAAAACCACGTTTACAACTAGAATAAATAGCCTTTAAAGTTTGTCTAATCCCAATCAACCAGCTGCCGTGGTGTTCTGGCGTTACCAATTCCATTCCCTCCCATTGAAATCAAAAACGAATTTTGCTctaatttgcaatttgtttacttttatgGCACCCGATTCGAGCCATCGAGCTGTTGTCAATGTGGAGCTTTGGGGCTTTGGCAACATTCAATTTACGCACATTTGGCGATAAGATACGCCAAAGGCAACCCACAAATAATATCAACTGGCCATGGGTCGGATGGCTCATTGCGGTGGCTCTATTCAAGAAATTCGGTCGATAGTAGCAGCCCCACCTGTATCATTTCGAATTCCCATACTGCCAAGTACCCAAGAGAGATGGCTAAAGTCTGGGCCATAGTGCTACTCCTAGGGGCACTGGCCTCCGGCGAAAGTGAGTCATAGTTTGATCGCAATCAATCAAAATTACATCCGAATAGTGATACGAAAGTATAGATTGTATTTACCTCAACAGAACGAACTAGTAAACGAATTATGGCCGTTCGGTTAAAAGTTATGTGAAAATCGAAGcctaaaactatttttttttactttttgttttgataaaTGGTTGGTATTACCCAAGATAAAGAAACATACCATACTCCAATGTGTATAAAACAATCAATAAGTGGCCAAATTCAACTGCTTTGgtattcaaaaaaatatagttTCAAAGTGCTCAAAACAGCATTGTAAATATGCCGAATTGGTATATGGTTATGGTAATTACCTTTTTCGATTTAAGCACAAAAGTGAaggaaatttttattttagaacaAAAGAACATTTCTTTTCTATGACACTGACTAATTTTCGGAATTATACAATTTTGCAAGGAGTGGCAATAATTCACGTTCGATTAGATTGTCTTGTTTTTCCATTCCGCCGAAGCGTTATGAACCGCTCACCATAAACTTTTAAAGTACTTTTTTGTTAAGACAACAATGCCAGCTATCTCCTCGCCCAAGATAAACATATTTATGATAGGTAGTTGACGAGTCTGTAGGGTTAATCAATGTCAATGGAGGTTTATCATGGCCATCAGACCGATATTTAATCGTACATTAATTACCTATTTGGCTATACCTATTTCAGGTCTTGCAAGCGAGACGACTGGAAATATAGCGCCCAAGATCGTGGGCGGCTATGATACGACCATAGAACAGGTGTCGTACCAGGTGTCCATTCGCCTCACCGCCAACGAGAGGAAGAGCTATGGGTCCGGTCACCTGTGCGGTGGAGTGGTCATTTCCCAACGTTTGGTGGCCACCGCCGCACACTGCTGTTACATGTGCGTGCTTATCCTGCTGCCTCGTTCAACTGCAATGTtcatatgctaatagattccGATTTCTAGCACCGACAAGAAGAAGTACCGAACTGCTGGCGAATTCGTCCTGGTCATGGGCAGCACCTACCTGACGAGCTCCACCGATCGCACTTTGATGTACTACCTGCAGCAGCTGATCACGCACGAGAATTATAATCCGGACGCGTTGACCAACGACATTGCGCTGATGTTCATCAATGGTTATATACCCTGGAATTGGCCAACGGTGACGGCCCTGGCGTTGAACAGCCAACTCGTGGCCACAAACACCGACTGCCTGATCTCCGGATGGGGTATGCTCCAGCAGGTGAGTCCACAAATGTTTTCCACTGTCAGATGGAATTCTATTCTACGAGTATTCACGGATAAACTGATAAATCTGATAAAATCTCTATAAACTTTCAGAGCGGAATATTTAATAGTAATACTCTGCAGGCCGCGACGGTGCCCATAGTGTCGTATGCAACCTGTCGCATTTCGTACAATCCGATACCGGTTTCCCAGGTGTGCGCCGGCTATTGGACTGGCGGAGTGGACGCCTGCCAGGGCGACTCCGGCGGACCCATGAGCTGCAACGGAATGTTGGTCGGAATCGTTTCGTACGGCGCTGGATGCGCAGCACCTGGTTTTCCGGGTGTCTACACCAATGTGTCGTTCTATTACGATTGGATTGTCCAGAAGAACAACTCCCTCAACTATACCATCTATCATAATGGAGGAGTGCGGCAGGGATCGAATTGGTCCTACCTGGGCATTCTTCCACTCCTTGTGGCCTTCCTCTTGGAACTCTGAATCTAGTCAATCGCATAAGTCCGCCAAATAGTCAAAGACTAGATTATAACCTAATTAAAACTGCAATTaacttattaaattaatttacaattctATTTTTGACACCTGAGTATTTTGTATCATTACAAATACATAGCAAACATCAATGGGCTGTcagtttttttaaatttcgaactttttttgtcgtttttCTTATTGAGTTCGATTTTGTGGGATTTGACATGGACGACCACCTGTTGGTGTGGTTGCTGATTGTGGCGACCCACTCCGGAATCACTCAGTCTCAGATTGGCCAACAGACGGCTACAGCCTCGCCCTTCGTGATCCTGCCGAAGATCGTTGGTGGCTACACGGTGACCATTGACCAAGTGCCCTTCCAGGTGTCCGTTCGCCGGCGGTCGATCCACGAGCGGCACTACGGATTGGGTCACGTGTGCGGCGGAGCGGTCCTCTCTCAGCGGGTCGTCTGTTCGGCGGCACATTGCTACGCCATGTGGGTGAAATAAGTGAATTGAATCCGTAAGATAAGTGTAACGACGACCTGCATTTTAGAAATACCTCAGAACCACTGGTCTATCGTGATCCCGAGTTATATGTGGTAGTGGCAGGCAGCAGCGCCATCGATCGGACGGACCGCTTCACCCAGGAGTACCTGGTGCAGCGCATCATTGGCCACAAAGACTACAATGGCAGCACGCTGGAGAACGATATCGCCCTGCTCTTTCTCAACGGATTCATTCCTTGGGAATCGCCGGGGGTGCGGGCAATACCGCTGGCCATAAAAGCACCCGAAGAGGGCACCATCTGCCTTATCCACGGATGGGGCAAGGTCACCATGGTGAGTGACTGGGAACATTCCAATCATGTCTTTATCCGCTACTTATAATTTTCAATTCAGAAGGAGAAATCGGCTTCGCTGCAGCAAGCGCCTGTACCGATCCTCAACAAGGAGCTCTGCCAGGTGATCTACAAGCTGCCCGCCTCCCAGATGTGCGCCGGATTCCTGCAGGGCGGCATCGATGCCTGCCAGGGCGACTCGGGCGGACCGCTGATCTGCGACGGACGTCTGGCCGGGATTATATCATGGGGCGTGGGCTGTGCGGATCCCGGCTATCCGGGTGTCTATACCAATGTGTCGCACTTTCACAAATGGATCCGGAGGGCCAACGCTTCGCTGGACTACTCCGATTACCGGCAAATACCGCCGCTAAATCTGGCTAGTCGCAGATCGGTGTCTTCCAGTTGCTTGGGCATTGGTGTTCTGGCGCTTGCCATGAGCCTTCGTCTTTGACGATGGGACAGTACAATAAATCGCTTGCTCTTCTCTGTCCTACAACTGATTTATCTAATCTTGGCGAGGAGGCACCCATTTGTAGATTGTCCAATAGTTGACGGTGATCGACGGCTTTGATGACATCAGAGGATGGGTTCATGTTCGGGCTACAGGGTACATTGGAATCTTTTGAAATTGAAGTTAGAATGCCATTTTCCAAACATTTTTTCCAGTGACCCATTTGCCTTTTTCCAATAACATCAATATACGCCGCGAATGTAGGCAATAAATTGAGCAATCCCCACTTTTCGATAGTTTATGtttttatatagtttttatGGTAATGCAAATAGAATTTATTGGAACAAGATAAATGGCTGTTAATTGATAATGACCCAAATTCATGAATGAGTAACTTTTGATTGGTACgctttgcattttttgagttgccttaaattgtttatttaacaagttACCCGAAGTCAATATTGTTTGCACATGACGCCACGAGTTCGTGTAAtatcttaattaaaaatgcacacTGGACGCTAATTTCGCTTTTATGATCGAAGATATATGGGGACTGACTTGAGAATTATTAGGAAATTCGGCTGACAAATTATTGGGGAGTTATTGTCTGATATACAAGACCGTTGAACCAcgttaaacaaaaaaaaaaaaataaataaataaataattgaaatatatatgaataatagAATACATAAGGGTAAAGTTgcgttttaaaaaaaattaaatttatataattatttaaaagccAGGAAAATCCAAAGATCTTGACAAGATACAAAGATCGCCATTAATTAGATTTGGGCAAACTATTCAGGAAATCCACTGGGGATCTACCGTTTTTCAAGGGCCTCATAAATCGGTGTGGTAAACCCAAAGATTGGAAAATCCAGCGGTGGCACTTAAAACTAAAGGCTGCAGTTCGTCACACCCGGACGGAGGTCTTCGGTTCTCCGGCGATGACAAGTCCGTCCGGTGTTTTTTGTGGTGTTCTATTGAATTGTACGATGTCTATTGATTAGATTAGGATGcaagatttttattttggcgGCGATATTGGACAACTGGGCTCGGCTCCTTCATTAGTTGGTACCGCCACGTCGAGGAGTTAGCATATAGATTGGCAGAATGATCGGATTGGGACAACTTTTGGCGGTAGCCCTTCTTCTCACTTTCTTGCCAGCGGGCTTGAGAGGTTTGTGGAAATTTTGGACTATTTGGAATATTTCCTAATTGAAAACCCGATTTGTTTTAAATCAGGTGCCACGACACGAACCCACTTGGATACGAATGCCATCCGTCCG encodes:
- the LOC6612334 gene encoding uncharacterized protein LOC6612334 isoform X10, whose product is MLLKLVNINGLQHLFACTEGQDDETLTILFLHPREKLSYSETLMKHDYQQRLKTLNARVKFPEELVRLVLVNEDPLHVEQHFQHPLNILKLKYAMANTEVSLKWEWHLRPMDAAQFYSQMFLNTMSTASGLRDQIPLLLDIIQAKDKELNQYRTEGCQLRRVTVETKPFDLDAFLNEHKELLDCAAAYQKAQSIFVADKPSDNLTPLSSPCARDVAPHTPSNGYSASWKISSPKKAPRIRKRKALEINTNHMERKVMQRRSNPLIEYRSSQSSQETNASEIFQVEDKKNDLSDGKEPSTSSGLSKGWSAKLTKYELASQEEYAYCKDEDDSSKDEDASSKDADASSKDEDGPAKDEDASAKDEDAFSQDEDTSSKDEDASAKDEENTNASNAYKFIIKKVESIKDFCDCPKAVIQDHEVRKSEGNFDVTLQIELEEIKAALIYSTGRVVEAINNLEKK